In a single window of the bacterium genome:
- a CDS encoding VWA domain-containing protein codes for MTAGAGALFAMSMSFGEPRLLFLLWLLPLALLVALFGGRARARARGRLVDAALLARLVPGFAPARLRWKLLLFLAGFGFVLFAIGRPQIGSNLQEVKRRGLDVVVALDTSKSMLAEDLRPNRIGAAKREVEDLFRLLRGNRLGLVTFAGESITSCPLTLDASAATLFLDGVGVNAVPVPGTNLEKAIRRGAAAFGSSERRFKVLVLITDGEGHEGDALAAAKEAAKEGVVIFTIGIGTPEGSTVGLRDPDSGALQENLRDRQGRPVFSRLDRNALQKVAAATGGAYYESSGGNLELDHLQQTISQMETREMTGRQARKPIERYPLFVGFALLLLALEFALAEGRKEETAWSGRF; via the coding sequence ATGACGGCCGGTGCGGGCGCTCTCTTCGCCATGAGCATGAGCTTCGGCGAACCGCGCCTGCTCTTTCTCCTCTGGCTGCTGCCGCTGGCCTTGCTGGTCGCTCTCTTCGGCGGTCGGGCTCGCGCCCGCGCCCGCGGCCGTCTGGTCGACGCCGCGCTGCTCGCCCGGCTCGTGCCGGGCTTCGCCCCGGCCCGGCTGCGCTGGAAGCTCCTTCTCTTCCTCGCCGGCTTCGGATTCGTGCTCTTCGCGATCGGGCGCCCGCAGATCGGCTCGAACCTGCAGGAGGTCAAGCGCCGTGGCCTCGACGTGGTCGTCGCCCTCGACACGAGCAAGAGCATGCTCGCCGAGGACCTGCGGCCCAACCGCATCGGCGCGGCCAAGCGCGAGGTCGAGGACCTCTTCCGCCTGCTGCGGGGCAATCGACTGGGTCTGGTCACCTTCGCCGGCGAGAGCATCACGAGCTGTCCGCTCACGCTCGATGCCTCGGCGGCAACCCTCTTCCTCGACGGCGTGGGCGTGAATGCCGTGCCCGTGCCGGGGACGAACCTGGAGAAGGCCATTCGCCGCGGCGCAGCGGCCTTCGGCAGCAGCGAAAGACGCTTCAAGGTGCTCGTCTTGATCACCGACGGCGAAGGCCACGAGGGCGACGCCCTGGCCGCCGCCAAGGAGGCGGCCAAGGAGGGCGTCGTCATCTTCACGATCGGCATCGGCACCCCCGAGGGCTCGACCGTGGGGCTGCGCGATCCGGACTCGGGCGCCCTCCAGGAGAACCTGCGCGATCGGCAGGGCCGGCCCGTCTTCAGCCGCCTCGACCGCAATGCGCTGCAAAAGGTGGCCGCCGCGACCGGTGGCGCCTACTATGAGTCCAGCGGCGGCAACCTCGAGCTGGACCACCTGCAGCAGACCATCAGCCAGATGGAGACGCGCGAGATGACCGGACGCCAGGCGCGCAAGCCGATCGAGCGCTACCCGCTCTTCGTCGGCTTCGCCCTGCTGCTCCTGGCGCTCGAGTTCGCCCTCGCCGAGGGTCGCAAGGAGGAGACGGCATGGTCCGGCCGCTTCTAG